A genomic segment from Phycisphaerae bacterium encodes:
- a CDS encoding HDOD domain-containing protein, translated as MTTLATDSQACVAQAIQKVTQIATLPEITAKIIQVVEDPKSSVKDLHEIIKHDVALSAKILKVVNSAFYGLPRQVGSVDRAIVLLGLSTVKNIAIATSITKLFRGQRLATKYSPKDLWAHSLATGVFCKLIAEARGFENPDEIFVAGLMHDIGIVVEMQVFSNQLCELIDSASEKGTALCEAEIAALQADHQAFGAGLSVKWKFPSMFQLATGYHHEPMKASAPGQIVAAMVHVAEVMACHKEIGFCLEGTDVQEEALELVELPDERLEELLGAFDEKYAAVESVMN; from the coding sequence ATGACAACCCTGGCAACGGATAGTCAGGCGTGCGTTGCGCAGGCCATTCAGAAGGTGACCCAGATCGCGACCCTTCCGGAGATCACCGCCAAGATCATCCAGGTGGTTGAGGATCCCAAATCGTCGGTCAAGGATCTCCACGAGATCATCAAGCACGACGTTGCCCTCTCAGCCAAGATTCTCAAGGTCGTCAACTCCGCCTTCTACGGTCTGCCCCGCCAAGTCGGCTCGGTGGACCGGGCCATCGTGCTGCTGGGGCTCAGCACCGTTAAAAACATTGCCATCGCGACCTCGATCACCAAGTTGTTCCGCGGCCAGCGGTTAGCGACCAAGTACAGTCCCAAGGACCTCTGGGCGCACAGCCTGGCCACGGGCGTGTTCTGCAAATTGATCGCTGAGGCCCGCGGCTTTGAGAATCCCGATGAGATTTTCGTGGCTGGGCTTATGCACGATATCGGGATCGTTGTCGAAATGCAGGTTTTTTCGAATCAGCTTTGCGAACTGATCGACTCGGCGAGCGAGAAGGGCACCGCCCTGTGTGAAGCCGAGATCGCCGCCCTCCAAGCCGACCACCAAGCGTTCGGAGCGGGGTTGTCGGTCAAGTGGAAGTTCCCGTCCATGTTCCAGCTTGCCACGGGCTATCACCACGAACCGATGAAAGCGTCCGCTCCGGGCCAGATCGTCGCCGCGATGGTTCATGTCGCCGAGGTGATGGCGTGCCACAAGGAAATCGGCTTCTGCCTCGAAGGAACCGATGTCCAGGAAGAGGCCCTTGAGTTGGTTGAGCTGCCCGATGAGCGGCTCGAGGAGTTGCTCGGCGCGTTCGATGAGAAGTATGCCGCGGTCGAATCCGTGATGAACTGA